Proteins found in one Tsukamurella paurometabola DSM 20162 genomic segment:
- a CDS encoding MMPL family transporter: MFAAIGRFSYAFRYTIIAVLFVSIAATGVWGFLGLGSKTKMNGLYDEKSDSVAASKLTDEANGRFAQSDILVLVKAADGKKVTDAEVKDSVESARTKILDQFAKGPDAKLYGADAENTSMRPASYTTLPAADNPFVRNEANGESWGFFTLPLKSNDDTQRGLDWADIREPIRDILKTQADGKFEARFAGLVPVTSEVTEGVQRDQKKAELIALPLVAIVLFFVYGGIVAAVLPMIIGVMTIGASMAIASVLAQFMEVNLFVGPIISLIGLGIAHDYGLFMVSRFREELDEGYDTPTAVRRTVMTAGRTIVMSSLLIVGALACLYISPLGLLTSMATGALLGVFIAALLSLVLLPAMLAVLGPRVFALSFHWFLTIFDKWKLPLIGGIIHWAAEKTGKPKTKANIENGMWGKVTDAVMRKPIAYTVGVVTLLLAITIPVIGLQFGGISQTYLPPTNETRQAQDKFFETFPAYTGQSIQIVFTNADDAQIKQVLDEANKIPGFVHTDPADRNSSRFSPPTAAVATAKSDGSPLQIRGEGPEVKVRTSNGNLQDPNDTKAVSQAVEQIRGITMDGADASKGVGFMVGGMPTLQNDSIDSMLGKLPLLMGLLVVVTTLMMFLAFGSLVLPIKAVLMSILSLGSTLGFLTWMFVDGHGGSIFNFSGGPLMAPVLVLVIAVVFGLSTDYEVFVISRMIEERAAGATTVQSIRAGTANTGRIITAAAILLACVAAAFATSDLVMMKYVSFGLMFALLIDATVVRMVLVPAVMKLLGDDCWWAPEWMRKIQHAIGLGETALPAETRDGRPLASVRPPSAVPGRAAPQLVGAGAPVVPGSLGSAEQRPIPDSAADPTAPSNNERPSGQIRMGNRRPGPPPAGQPPRPSAPMQRPPQDPRSYQPPVPGQRRPGPPPQGPGGPRGPQGPYGPPGQGGGPRPSGPMPRQQRPGGPAGPGGPGGPRPPYPPRPQGPGGPGGPGGRGPGQRPFPGPSGDGPRPHQQRDRDE, encoded by the coding sequence TTGTTCGCAGCGATAGGGCGCTTCTCGTACGCGTTCCGATACACGATCATCGCGGTCCTGTTCGTCTCGATCGCCGCCACCGGCGTCTGGGGCTTCCTCGGTCTCGGCTCGAAGACCAAGATGAACGGCCTCTACGACGAGAAGAGCGATTCGGTCGCCGCGTCGAAACTGACGGACGAGGCCAATGGCCGGTTCGCGCAGTCCGACATCCTGGTGCTGGTGAAGGCCGCCGACGGCAAGAAGGTCACCGACGCAGAGGTGAAGGACTCCGTCGAAAGCGCACGGACCAAGATCCTCGATCAGTTCGCCAAGGGACCGGACGCGAAGCTGTACGGCGCGGATGCAGAGAACACCTCGATGCGCCCGGCCAGCTACACGACGCTCCCCGCGGCCGACAATCCGTTCGTCCGCAACGAGGCCAACGGCGAGTCGTGGGGCTTCTTCACGCTGCCGCTCAAATCGAACGACGACACGCAACGCGGCCTTGATTGGGCGGATATCCGGGAGCCGATCCGGGACATTCTGAAGACCCAGGCCGACGGGAAATTCGAAGCCAGATTCGCCGGCCTCGTACCGGTGACATCCGAGGTCACCGAGGGCGTTCAGCGCGATCAGAAGAAGGCGGAGCTCATCGCCCTGCCGCTCGTCGCAATCGTGTTGTTCTTCGTCTACGGCGGCATCGTGGCGGCGGTGCTGCCGATGATCATCGGTGTGATGACGATCGGCGCATCGATGGCGATCGCCTCCGTCCTCGCACAGTTCATGGAAGTCAACCTGTTCGTCGGACCGATCATCTCGCTGATCGGCCTGGGCATCGCGCACGACTACGGCTTGTTCATGGTGTCCCGGTTCAGAGAGGAACTGGACGAGGGGTACGACACACCGACCGCGGTCAGACGCACGGTGATGACGGCGGGCCGCACCATCGTGATGTCCTCCCTGCTGATCGTGGGCGCGCTCGCGTGTCTGTACATCTCGCCGCTGGGCCTGCTCACCTCGATGGCCACCGGCGCGCTGCTGGGCGTGTTCATCGCGGCGCTCCTGTCGCTGGTGCTGCTGCCCGCGATGCTCGCCGTGCTCGGCCCGCGCGTGTTCGCGCTGAGCTTCCACTGGTTCCTCACCATCTTCGACAAGTGGAAGCTGCCGCTGATCGGCGGCATCATCCACTGGGCCGCGGAGAAGACCGGTAAGCCGAAGACCAAGGCCAACATCGAGAACGGCATGTGGGGCAAGGTGACCGATGCGGTCATGCGCAAGCCCATCGCCTACACGGTCGGTGTGGTCACCCTCCTGCTGGCGATCACCATTCCGGTGATCGGCCTGCAGTTCGGCGGTATCTCGCAGACCTACCTGCCGCCCACCAACGAGACGCGGCAGGCGCAGGACAAGTTCTTCGAGACCTTCCCGGCGTATACCGGTCAGTCGATTCAGATCGTGTTCACCAATGCCGATGACGCCCAGATCAAGCAGGTGCTCGACGAGGCGAACAAGATTCCCGGATTCGTCCACACCGATCCGGCCGATCGCAATTCAAGCCGCTTCAGCCCCCCGACTGCAGCGGTCGCGACCGCCAAGTCCGATGGCTCCCCGCTCCAGATCCGAGGCGAAGGGCCCGAGGTCAAGGTCCGTACCTCCAACGGCAACCTCCAGGATCCGAACGACACCAAGGCCGTCAGTCAGGCGGTGGAGCAGATCCGCGGCATCACGATGGACGGTGCGGACGCCAGCAAGGGCGTCGGGTTCATGGTCGGCGGCATGCCGACGCTGCAGAACGACTCGATCGACTCGATGCTCGGGAAGTTGCCGCTACTCATGGGGCTGTTGGTCGTGGTGACCACGCTGATGATGTTCCTGGCGTTCGGATCGCTGGTGCTGCCGATCAAGGCGGTGCTGATGTCGATCCTGTCGCTGGGTTCCACCCTGGGCTTCCTCACCTGGATGTTCGTGGACGGGCACGGCGGCTCGATCTTCAACTTCTCCGGCGGCCCACTGATGGCGCCGGTGCTCGTGCTGGTGATCGCGGTGGTCTTCGGTCTCAGTACCGACTACGAGGTGTTCGTGATCTCCCGGATGATCGAGGAGAGAGCCGCGGGAGCCACCACGGTGCAGAGCATCCGCGCCGGCACCGCGAACACCGGCCGGATCATCACCGCGGCTGCGATTCTGCTGGCCTGCGTCGCCGCGGCCTTCGCCACATCCGACCTGGTGATGATGAAGTACGTCTCGTTCGGCCTGATGTTCGCGCTGCTCATCGACGCCACCGTGGTCCGCATGGTGCTGGTGCCCGCGGTGATGAAACTTCTCGGCGACGACTGCTGGTGGGCTCCCGAATGGATGCGCAAGATCCAGCACGCGATCGGCCTGGGCGAGACGGCGCTGCCCGCGGAGACGCGCGACGGCCGTCCGCTGGCGTCGGTGCGTCCTCCGTCGGCGGTGCCCGGCCGTGCAGCGCCGCAGCTGGTGGGCGCGGGCGCGCCCGTGGTCCCCGGATCGTTGGGGAGTGCCGAGCAGCGTCCGATCCCGGACAGCGCGGCCGATCCCACCGCACCGTCGAACAACGAGCGTCCGTCGGGCCAGATCCGGATGGGCAATCGTCGTCCGGGACCGCCGCCCGCCGGCCAGCCGCCGCGCCCGTCGGCGCCGATGCAGCGTCCCCCGCAGGACCCGCGGAGCTATCAGCCGCCGGTCCCGGGGCAGCGGCGCCCCGGGCCTCCGCCGCAGGGGCCGGGCGGTCCGCGCGGGCCGCAGGGGCCCTACGGTCCCCCCGGACAGGGCGGCGGTCCGCGCCCGAGCGGCCCGATGCCGCGCCAGCAGCGACCCGGCGGCCCCGCCGGACCGGGTGGTCCCGGTGGGCCGCGCCCGCCGTACCCGCCCCGGCCACAGGGCCCGGGTGGGCCCGGTGGACCGGGCGGACGAGGGCCGGGTCAGCGCCCCTTCCCCGGCCCGTCCGGTGACGGCCCCCGCCCGCACCAGCAGCGCGACCGGGACGAGTAG
- a CDS encoding NYN domain-containing protein: MTGTATDPSEASLDAARRVLLVWDAPNLDMGLGSILGGRPTAAHRPRFDALGRWLLEYTAALESDTDSRLEPEATVFTNIAPGTADVVRPWVEALRNVGYAVFAKPKVDEDSDVDADMLDHIEVRRYRPGLGGLLVASADGQAFREPLEEIAATGVPVKVLGFREHAAWALQSPTLEFVDLEDIAGVFREPLPRVSLDSLPDEGAWLQPFRPLSSLLSSRV, translated from the coding sequence GTGACGGGAACTGCGACCGATCCCTCCGAGGCGTCCCTCGACGCGGCAAGACGGGTTCTGCTGGTCTGGGACGCGCCGAACCTCGATATGGGGCTCGGTTCCATCCTCGGCGGCCGCCCGACGGCGGCGCACCGTCCGCGATTCGATGCGCTGGGCCGGTGGCTCCTCGAGTACACCGCCGCCCTGGAATCCGATACCGACAGTCGGCTCGAGCCCGAGGCCACCGTCTTCACCAACATCGCTCCCGGCACCGCCGACGTGGTGCGTCCCTGGGTCGAGGCCCTGCGGAACGTGGGCTACGCCGTGTTCGCCAAGCCCAAGGTCGACGAGGACAGCGATGTCGACGCCGACATGCTCGATCACATCGAGGTACGGCGCTACCGCCCGGGCCTCGGAGGGCTGCTGGTGGCCTCGGCCGACGGCCAGGCCTTCCGCGAACCGCTGGAGGAGATCGCCGCCACCGGGGTCCCGGTAAAGGTACTCGGGTTCCGTGAGCACGCCGCCTGGGCGCTGCAGTCCCCTACTCTGGAGTTCGTTGATCTCGAAGACATCGCCGGGGTGTTCCGCGAGCCGCTGCCACGTGTGAGCCTCGATTCGCTGCCCGACGAGGGTGCGTGGCTGCAGCCGTTCCGCCCCCTGTCTTCGCTACTTTCGAGTCGTGTCTGA
- the trmB gene encoding tRNA (guanosine(46)-N7)-methyltransferase TrmB, which translates to MESVPESQDPRAEHRRLYPRVTSFRSRRGALTPSQQRAMDEMWPTIGRDIPPARPVDGAPNEDAFPAPSHPLDAPAWFGRTAPLIVEIGCGTGTSTVAMAEAEPERDVLAVEVYLPGIAQLVGGVQRQGLTNVRVVRGDGVAVLEDMIAPGSLEGVRVYFPDPWPKARHHKRRLLQPRMFSLIADRLRVGGILHVATDHADYAEAIAEVAPSEPLLRPVELPPRLADANLPISVDRPVTKFQDKAAQVGREIHEFVWERVVEEGAHR; encoded by the coding sequence ATGGAGAGCGTGCCCGAATCTCAAGACCCCCGCGCCGAACACCGTCGGCTGTACCCCCGTGTGACCAGTTTCCGCTCTCGCCGTGGAGCGTTGACTCCGTCACAGCAGCGGGCGATGGACGAGATGTGGCCGACGATCGGGCGCGACATCCCGCCGGCGCGTCCCGTCGACGGTGCGCCGAACGAGGATGCCTTCCCGGCCCCGTCACACCCACTCGACGCCCCGGCCTGGTTCGGCCGCACCGCACCGCTCATCGTGGAGATCGGCTGCGGAACCGGCACGTCGACGGTGGCGATGGCCGAGGCCGAGCCGGAACGCGACGTCCTGGCGGTGGAGGTGTACCTGCCCGGGATCGCACAGTTGGTCGGCGGTGTGCAGCGCCAGGGCCTGACCAACGTGCGGGTGGTGCGCGGCGACGGCGTCGCCGTCCTCGAGGACATGATCGCGCCGGGCTCGCTGGAAGGCGTGCGGGTGTACTTCCCGGACCCCTGGCCGAAGGCCCGGCACCACAAGCGCCGGCTGCTGCAACCGCGCATGTTCTCGCTGATCGCGGACCGGTTGCGGGTCGGAGGGATTCTGCACGTGGCCACCGATCATGCAGACTATGCGGAGGCGATCGCGGAGGTCGCTCCGAGCGAGCCGCTGTTGCGGCCCGTGGAACTACCCCCGCGGCTCGCCGACGCGAACCTGCCGATCAGTGTCGACCGGCCGGTCACGAAGTTCCAGGACAAGGCCGCGCAGGTGGGCCGTGAGATCCACGAGTTCGTCTGGGAACGGGTCGTGGAGGAAGGAGCGCACCGGTGA
- a CDS encoding LppX_LprAFG lipoprotein has product MIVRNSRHTALRLATLMVALLAAFGLVAGCSKAEGEAKKNDAPLPDATTMIDSSSAAAKALRDVYLDLSVDGTVPKLPVKSVSAYLTNDPKVAGQGDADVIFNGTQVKAKFVVVDSKLWAQFGAGQSYQDMGLAADIYDASAILDPNKGIANLIASVREPKAEGREQIGGVETVRLSGIIPGSALAGIVPKADLGDRPVTFWVQEAAPNNLVRANVGFDAGTLTVTLSDWGKKQQLIDPKTAK; this is encoded by the coding sequence ATGATCGTGCGTAACAGTCGCCACACGGCACTTCGCCTGGCCACCCTGATGGTGGCGCTCCTCGCCGCATTCGGTCTCGTCGCCGGCTGCTCCAAGGCCGAAGGCGAGGCGAAGAAGAATGATGCCCCGCTACCCGACGCCACGACGATGATCGACTCCTCGTCGGCCGCGGCGAAGGCGCTGCGGGATGTGTATCTCGATCTGTCGGTCGACGGCACCGTGCCGAAGCTGCCGGTCAAGAGCGTCTCCGCGTATCTCACCAACGATCCGAAGGTGGCCGGTCAGGGCGATGCCGATGTGATCTTCAACGGCACCCAGGTCAAGGCGAAGTTCGTGGTGGTCGATTCCAAGCTGTGGGCGCAGTTCGGCGCCGGTCAGTCGTATCAGGACATGGGCCTCGCGGCCGACATCTACGACGCCTCGGCCATCCTCGATCCGAACAAGGGCATCGCGAACCTGATCGCCTCGGTCCGCGAGCCCAAGGCCGAGGGCCGCGAGCAGATCGGCGGCGTCGAGACGGTTCGCCTGTCCGGCATCATCCCGGGGAGCGCACTCGCGGGCATCGTGCCCAAGGCCGATCTGGGCGACCGCCCCGTCACCTTCTGGGTGCAGGAGGCCGCGCCGAACAACCTGGTGCGCGCCAACGTCGGCTTCGACGCGGGCACCCTCACCGTGACCCTGTCGGACTGGGGCAAGAAGCAGCAGCTGATCGATCCGAAGACCGCCAAGTGA
- a CDS encoding MFS transporter → MTQAPAVAAPAAGPVRGRGVAIGAAGLAVLLGALDTYVVVSVLEDIMRSVQIPINRLQEATLIVTCYLLGYIAAMPLLGRLSDRFGRRLVLQASLVLFIVGSVITATADTVPTVLAGRVVQGVASGALLPVTLALAADLWSARRRAAVLGWVGAAQELGSVLGPVVGVGVVALVHDKFTSVPADDAWRVVFWVQVPLALVAILLIQLSVPTRSGTEKQSVDVVGGLLLAVALGLSVMGLYNPDPNGEQILPPNGPVLLGGAAVAFVAFAVWEKFARTKLIDPAGMRVLPFLAACAASVCAGAALMITLVDIELYARLVLERSQVDSVVLLVRFLIALPIGAILGGLIAARIGDRWISVAGLLVAAAGYLLIAQWPRDVLAADYFGALPVLDTSLAVAGFGLGLVIGPLSSAALRAVSLSQAGIASALLVVARMSGMLIGVAALTVFGLHRLAAIQAGMPAPQVQGDFVARVKAMAGQVQDAYAIMFGEVFAVTAVICLVGAVFAAFVAGGRHQSPQSSAEDGDALVTSS, encoded by the coding sequence GTGACGCAGGCCCCAGCGGTCGCGGCCCCCGCGGCCGGGCCGGTGCGTGGGCGGGGCGTCGCGATCGGGGCGGCGGGGTTGGCGGTGCTCCTGGGGGCACTCGACACCTATGTGGTGGTGTCGGTGCTCGAGGACATCATGCGGAGCGTGCAGATCCCGATCAACCGGCTGCAAGAGGCCACCCTGATCGTCACCTGCTATCTGCTGGGGTACATCGCGGCGATGCCGCTCCTCGGCCGGCTCTCGGACCGATTCGGCCGGCGGCTGGTGCTGCAGGCCAGTCTGGTGTTGTTCATCGTCGGTTCGGTGATCACGGCCACCGCCGACACCGTCCCGACGGTGCTCGCAGGGCGCGTGGTGCAGGGTGTCGCGAGCGGTGCCCTGCTGCCCGTGACCCTGGCGCTGGCCGCTGACCTGTGGTCCGCGCGGCGCCGCGCCGCGGTGCTGGGCTGGGTCGGGGCCGCGCAGGAATTGGGCAGCGTGCTCGGCCCCGTCGTGGGCGTCGGCGTGGTCGCGCTGGTCCATGACAAGTTCACCTCCGTCCCCGCCGACGACGCCTGGCGCGTCGTGTTCTGGGTGCAGGTGCCGCTCGCGCTGGTCGCGATACTGCTGATACAGCTGTCGGTACCCACACGGTCGGGTACCGAGAAGCAGAGCGTCGATGTGGTCGGCGGTCTGCTGCTCGCGGTCGCCCTGGGCCTGTCGGTGATGGGCCTGTACAACCCCGACCCGAACGGCGAGCAGATCCTGCCGCCGAACGGTCCGGTGCTGCTCGGTGGTGCGGCGGTGGCGTTCGTGGCGTTCGCGGTGTGGGAGAAGTTCGCCCGCACCAAGCTGATCGACCCGGCGGGAATGCGCGTACTGCCCTTCCTCGCGGCGTGCGCCGCGTCGGTGTGCGCGGGCGCCGCACTCATGATCACGCTGGTCGACATCGAGCTGTATGCGCGGCTGGTGCTGGAACGGTCGCAAGTCGATTCCGTGGTCCTGCTGGTGCGCTTCCTGATCGCGCTGCCGATCGGAGCGATCCTGGGTGGCCTGATCGCGGCGCGGATCGGCGATCGATGGATCTCGGTGGCGGGCCTGCTCGTCGCCGCCGCCGGTTACCTGCTCATCGCGCAGTGGCCGCGGGATGTACTCGCAGCCGACTACTTCGGGGCGCTGCCCGTCCTCGATACCTCGCTCGCCGTCGCGGGCTTCGGCCTGGGGCTGGTGATCGGTCCCCTGTCGTCGGCGGCGTTGCGTGCGGTGTCGCTCTCGCAGGCGGGGATCGCATCGGCGTTGCTCGTGGTGGCGCGGATGAGCGGCATGCTGATCGGCGTGGCCGCGCTCACCGTGTTCGGGCTGCACCGCTTGGCCGCGATCCAGGCCGGGATGCCCGCCCCGCAGGTGCAGGGCGACTTCGTCGCGCGGGTGAAGGCCATGGCCGGTCAGGTGCAGGACGCCTACGCGATCATGTTCGGCGAGGTCTTCGCCGTCACGGCGGTGATCTGCCTGGTCGGGGCCGTGTTCGCGGCGTTCGTCGCGGGCGGGCGGCACCAATCGCCGCAATCGTCCGCCGAGGACGGCGATGCGCTCGTAACCTCCTCCTAG